Within the Medicago truncatula cultivar Jemalong A17 chromosome 4, MtrunA17r5.0-ANR, whole genome shotgun sequence genome, the region TCAGGGTCTCCCCTCAACAAAGAGATATCAAAGACACCTTCCTCGAGAAGTTTCTGAAAATAAGTTAACTCCTCCTTGAATTGAAAGCTATCGAACATAATTTTAATGCTGCACATACAACAATGCCGGTCAATAACTTTTATTCACTATTCCGGAGAGACAAAATTGAAACTTATGTTCAAGGATTATAActtacaaaacaaaatcaaaatggtGTTCGATGataaatatcaataaaattttgatcAAACAGAAGTAAACAGATTCTAACCTATCAGGAAATTTAGCAGTATCAATCACAGGGAGATACTTCAGTAATTGCTGCTGTTCTTCATTTGTCAAGTTTCTTGAAAACGCCTCATAGTTTACTACATCCTAACCAAACATGACAGATATTGCATTAAGCATTCAATAATTTTATGGATATGACATGAAGCTTTACCGATCAATATATAATCGTAAGAGGTTAATTGTTACGCACTGATGGTGTAAAAAGTGTGCATCCAATTAAATCAAACTATAATGTcaatttgttttgttagttcTTAATACATCTCCACGAATATCTGTATGGTGAAATGTGATTGAATGTATGtgtaaaacaaaattacactaacagagtatacaaattaaatcctaattataAATGTGTTTGTAGAAGATGACAAGAACACTAGACCCAAAAACATGATCATTTCATTCatgtaaaacaaaatattgcCTATTCCCAAACAgtattaaaaatcatatttaaaattcaGTTGCTATCCATCAAGTCCTAAGAGTAATGcatgaaataatttaataagAGATTCCAAAACACATTATACTAATATGTCAAACAACACTGCTGCAAGACTGGGaatcaatatttgatttgaataaaaatggTTTTAGTACTTACTACAAGACTGGGAATCAATATTTTTGTCAACTTATGCCGAACAATCCAtaaaaagagggaaaaaaaataatacacatgCAACTCACATTTAAATCTATTGAGCACAGTGATGAATCATGATTTCCAAGAACTTCTAGTTTTTCAAGCTGAGACTTGTCCCTGAAATTTCAAAAAGGAATAAATATGTTAAGATTCTTGTACCACTCCAGGAGAATACTATCAATGTAAAACGCATTAcattttccaaaacaaattcCACAGGCTTATCTCTAATATTTCTTCACTAAGCCACATGTACAAAGACTATTCATAAATATGTTAAGATCCTTGTACCACTCCAGGAGAATACTATCAATGTAAAACGCATTACATTTTCCACAAATCACAATCAATCATATGTGTAACTTTAGTAGTGGTTATGATTGAAGTAAAATGTTTTTAGTGATATAACAATTATGATTGATTTATAGTGTAAAAAAGCTTTACACAAACTGTTTATATAATATTCATTGATATTCTTGCATAACTAACTAGCAATAATTGAAGACTAAAAACATGTGCAGAGAAATATACCACACAAGTTGCTCCTGTTGCAGTCTTGGGCCAGCAGAGTTTCTAACCTTTGCAACTCCCTGAGAAGAGAAATTCATGCCGGTGTAATCACTAAGCCTGGGAATTGAACCATAACACGAATATGCCTCATTCATTAGGCATTGTTTATTATCAACTGAAAGAGAGCTAGCCTCAGACTCTTCGTCACGAGCTATAGAGCTAGGATGCCTAATAAGCATGCTTCCATGTCCTATCTCAACAGAGACCATCGGAGTTTCACTATCGTAAAGAAGTTCCTCTTCAGAAGAAGCAGAGAAACAGGATTGCTGTTGTTCATGGAGAATAGTACACAAGTCTTGTGTGAGCTTTTCAACAGAAGAATGCTTCAGACGACCGGCACATGTCCTCTTTTTTGAAGGCGCCGCAGTATCCCAGACTACTGACTGAGAAGGACCTAAATTAACCAAACTATTGTTATTAGAGTTACTTGcttttattaaagaaacaagGATACCTGTTTTTGAGCTGCAGTAGATTAAAATTTAGCACAATAACAGAGAAATAGTTCTTGATAAGTATCGTCGTATATGCAGAACTTCACATTTTACTCAGAAAAAAGTATCATCAAAAGAatacacacacgcacacacttAAATAATATAGTTGATTAGTTATATCTAATTGTAAAATGTGCAATTGCAATTGTTTTGAGACACAGCTAGACCTTCATTTAGAAAATCCTTTAAATCACTTCTTGATTCTTTTAAAACAATAGCAGCTTGATTGTATAATGCACAGCTAGAACTTTGAAGCAAGAATAACTTGTCTTCCTTTAGGGAAACAAAGGCCTTGTATGTTCATTTGCAATTtgacaaattttctttttaattttgtccCCGTTTTATTCTTATGCTCAAACAAATCAGGATGTCATCAAGATCTATTATTTCAACTGAAAGGACAATGCTGCCATGATCGGTTATGAAGAAACAAATTTCAATGAAATCAGCAAACAGCAATTGTCCAACCTGTTAAATCACTAGCATCGGTGCCGCCAAATTGAACGCAGCTTTCTGAATTAGAGATGGCTGACCCTGAACTTGATCTATTGCTTGTATCCTCATCAACAGCCTTTTGGAATCCTTGATTATATTCAGGGGTGAACCATCCAGATGCAGCATAAGCATTATCATAGTTCTGCTTTCGTTTAACCAATTTCACTTCTTTGTTCTTATTTAATGATACAATCTTTAACCTTGAAACTCTCTGATCCTCAAAATCGACAGGATCTGTCCGAGCATGTAAAGGAGTATAATTTGCAAGTGTTCCCTTTGTCCTCCATCGAGATCCACATGCATTGCATAAAATTGGCTTCTCGGGTGGCCCGTTACGCCAAAGTGGTGTGCCTATTGCAATGATTATTTGTTAGAAAATCTATACAATGTTAACAACCCCCTTATAAACAAGAAAAGAGATTATCTCCAATTAGAAAGACTGATAGACAATTAACAATCACATTTTCATATGCACCACTAAACTGAACTCAGAAAACATCTCAAGGTTGAGATATCATCATCTATCTTTATTCAAAGATCATAAGGAACATGCCATTCCTGCTTAAATTGTCCAATATCTTCCTGTTACTagatattttacatattttatatgATGCATAGCAACGTCCTTTTGCAAGGAAAAGAAGATACCGGTATGCAATAAATTCATCAAGCAGATAAGGGTGAACTCAATTTAAGAGGTCATGTTTCATGTATACTGGTAAGTAAGACAATGCTTGGATTTGGACCAAAAGGATTAACATTTATCTGCTTAGTATCGCAGCATCAACGTTAAAGCAACCTAAatgaaacattttatattttgaagtgtACACAAACGGCAACGACTTCAACATTTGAAAActgttttcaaatttataagaaaaacaatgaaCATTCAAATGTTTAAGAGTGGCAGCCTTGCAGGATTAGTTCTATTGAGGAGATCAGCAGCACGAACAAAATCGttgtttcaaaatcaaattgagAAAGCTTCAAAATATGATAAAGGATAATCATGGCAATTGACATAATCCTTTTAAAACACATGAGTGGATTAACCAATGGATATTTCACAAATCCACATTAtcctcttttctttctcttatgTTCACATTATTATCCAAATGTGAAATAAGTGAACTATGAGTTGACTCTTTTTGATAAAATCAATAGATGTTCAGCCTATGCATTCAACAGATTCTGAGCTTAATTTTGCTCCAATTACATTTGTTTATGATTCAAACACAGtcaataaaattagaaaaataaaaaacacaacaaagtaGTGACACAAAACACATCAAAGTAGGAAATCAATAGAGTTTATCAATAACTTCCAATCCCAAAACActagaaaacaacaacaacattacaacaaaatatattatttgtttatgttggCCAGCAAAACAtatctcaattttatcaaaatcacaATCAGTGCCAAGGTTGCAAAACAGACTTTGAATCAATCAAAATATgacaattgattttatttttttcaaacaaaattatcaataataactccataaaaaaattgcaaaaaaaaaaaaaaaaaaaaaaaaactgtatatTGGAGAAACAAGAACTCACTTGTAACTCCACAGTGAAAGCAAGGTCCTTGTTTTCCCATGTCTCAATCTTTTCCTCAACCAAAAGGGCAAATAAAAATTGCAGAAAATAActgatttataaacaaaaagaaaaagttcaattaaaaaaactgtttttttaagCCTAAGTTATGGCTTATATCAGTAGGGGTATAGAAAACTTAATTCTGCAACAAACCCAGAAACagttttgaacaaaaaaagcAAAAGGCAATAAACCCAGAagcagtttttgtttttaagtccTTAAAAGTGCTTTGTTTTTTTACACATAAACATGCACAAATTGAATAGAATTAGAGAGATTGATAAGTGGGTGTTTTAGCAAGGAATCTGTACAATCCAATTGAAGAGAAAAGAACATTGAAGGAATCTGatgaatgagagagaaaagGAGAAGGGAAGGTGCAAtggaaagagagagaatgagaggaAGGAAGGTCTCtgtgttgtgtgtgtgtgtgtgtatgtgacCTCTTAGTTGTATTGTACAAGAAGTAAATGTtgaactttttctcttttttaatttttttcacccactccctctctctctctcttatttcatttcattgttgTTATTGGAGAGATTTATGTTTCCTTTTTCTTAactaaactttaaaattaaaacttccttttttacaagaaaatttaaaacttctttgaacatttttttaagacaaaaacaaaacgatttattcaatcaaattgatggatatatcatttaaaattgctaaaaatgtaaaagataAATCAGTGAATAAATTCACATCAtttaagttaatagcatacaacgatAAGATGTCTACAAATCATGTCTCCAAATCTACAATGTTGATgttcaaatcattgattgaatatcTGATCTTTCagtatgaatcaaatgaacgtCGCAAGAAGACGGGAAATTAAATAACGTCGCAcaagacaacaaacaacataacACTATACTTAGTCGACGAAATCACgaataaaaaaacctaaatttaTGTGAAAATCACGTGTTAAGAGTAAATAggtagaaaaagatgaagattgatgattttaggtcaaaaattgacccaaaaCAACCCCCTCACTAAAGAAAATGGATGAGAAAACTAGGATCTACTTGTTAGAGATGAACGGACGGTTTTTTACATGCCGCACTAGTTAACTATAAATAAAACTTCttcgaaaaattaaaatataactgtaacagcccgattttcgttagatttatttttaattgtttaaatatgtgttttatgtgctcgcatgtgattatttatcattaggtgcattttcatggattttcgtattagaagggtaatttagtcattttggactcaggggtattttggtcattttgtgagtaagggtaattagtaattttttgtgagaattatttttagtgttttagtgagaaccattattttactaagttactagtgtggtaaatagttgtgagccggtaagtgaccgttgttagtattttaccgttaagtgtgtagaaacattttagaattgtgattgagtgggttaagcccactaaggcATTAGGGTTAAGCCCAATTGAGAGTAGCCTATATAAACCTTGTCTTAAGAGGAAataacattcatttttcatttcacaagatttttttagagaggtagagagagaaagtgcaagagaagaggaaaaagggttagAAGATAGGAGACTTGAAGACCTAAGAGGTGGTGAAGATTCTAGGAGTTAAATTAAAGCTTGGGCTAGGATTTGTgttaactaaggtaagggggttagaattcaatcataatcatttagttgtaatttttcatttgttgtatgtttaagtgcttaattgaataagtgattaattgttcatagttgttgaaattcgtgctctaattatgatgaaatgttgaatgcatgaaattggtgataattgaattgttgttggtgaaattgcatgttcatagtatgtgaaaatgatatattgtgaattatgctcaaattgttgaattgtgctaggttgttgttgaattgtgatgagaaccatgtttaattgatgttgttgttgttaagagatattgttgttgatgattcatggtttgggtgttcataaatcatgatttgatgatgagaaatgagttgttgttgttggttttataaaaatgggttgatttggtgaattatgttcaaatgtcaattgttttcatgtttgttgtGTTCTTGGGAATCCTTTTTGATGTTttgacctgtaaacaaactctcgaaacatatttgggcattgggagatcaaaattgggaattttaggtgaaaaagggttgaaacccgtaatcTTTTTCTATAGAACTAtgattgttcgcttaagcgaacaatcaCATTAGATTCTGGAACTCGgttgcttaagcgaaccggtAAGAGAACCGTAATCGAACATTACTGTtagctactggaacttgttCACTTAAGCGAACTTGCCTAGTTTCAGCAACCTTTGATTTTCGTTCCGGGTCTTAtggggccaatccgagctttgtaaaatacttctttcaacttgtttaatctCTGTTTGGACTCCTAAATCTACTGGAACATAttttactcattcaaatttgggattttccattttgggttgaaacttgaatttttgggaattttgaattttgtcaaaatgaacttttgtgaactaaatGAGATTATAAGTTTAACCTACAGTTCAcatagacttaggtaagacttgtaaagttggtcaaacatcttaatcatgttaaacttgatatttcgggtggaaatgtgaacttgggttttctcatacgaacttaagctatacTTTGACCtatgtctaatagtttgtaagtggcttaagctcatgactacatgatgGATTAAGATTATTTtgagttttcaaacttgaataagttactTTACTTTGAGAATTATCAACGTTGGGCGTTTGCCACTTGAAACAGACTTTATCGAAAATGATTCTTTTAAGTCAATTATCTTATGATCTTTCGTGACTAGCCTTATACAACTAAATGAAGATGTGTGAATGAAttgttatatgttggatatgataattATCATAAGGTGTGGCATTTTCCCTTTGCTtggaatatgaaaaatatttggagtggtgaaactatatgatgtatttgatgttgaatgatattgatgattatggtgataatgtgatgatgactcttatttgaattatgacttgattgttgtgtggatgtaaatacttgataatgcaattgtggttgagatgatcaatataattggaagttatcctttatattgttgtgaaaattatgaggtgattttgcattgtcgagtctttgcttgtatgtccatgcatcatagtcatgttgagtcttgtagttgtaaaagAGGGTGCTCTTCTACTTCAGTGATaatgtaagacgggtgtgaaatcttacatatgatatttttgttgcatcatgggtgacgaccttgaggtgatttggtaccacatgcatatatgtgtcggactaggtgcatatcatgttgacatgagtcttatttgtgacatgtgaatgatgattgttgatgataagtgtgtTTGACGAATATATTGTGAGATTTTGGAATTATGGCATGAATGTGTATATGGAAATTAATTACTCTTGATTAATTATATGATACTTAATTGATTTATTCATGTCTAACtgtttatgtggattatgattgatgtaaagcttaccccagtggttttgaccgcctacctgtctgcaTGGATGGGTaaacgttgtgcaggattagttacTTTGGTGAGTTTCTCGGTGGTTgcttggatagcgggagctatctccgcTATCGTGTCCTTAGAgtctaggataggctctgatctaggtgtctGTTTATGATTACTCTAGATTATGAATATGGAAATTAATTCATGTTTGGAGATTAGGTGATTTTGGATTTATTCATGTTTGGAGATTTACCCATTTGTCGGGACTTGGAACTTTCATGATTATGTATTTGATATCATGGCATGTATGTTTTGAAGTATatggtttatatccgctgcgactgttgagaatttttaatacatgcatgttgttttggattttgtatgatgatgtagcgtctatttcttgaatatatgtactattcgcgtgttttatcgttttaatagaaatagggcatTACAATAACTGCAATAACTATCTCCAATGGAGGAGTCTGACCCAAAGGGAGTTGGACTATCTCCAATGGAGGAGTCTAACCCAATAAGCATCGATTCATTCAGGAGAAGAATAAGAAGGTGTTTATTAGTAGGGTAACTACAATAACTAATAAACACATTCTTTGTCTCACTCAAACTCACGTTGTTTTACCATGTTGTTGGCTTGATAAAAGATTGAATCCATGATCACTTGTTGAAGAAGTCAAAGTCCATTATGACTTGAACAAAGTTATTGTTAGTGGACTTacacatttttaatatttaatattaaaataaattaatgtagTTAAAATGCATGATTTATAATTATTGGTGGGAttcttttagtaaaaaaaatttaggtgTCAAGTTGAAGAGGTTGTATTTTAGTAAGtattaacattaaaaattataaaatgagtGATGATCATGTGAGATCCACTTTAGAAATCAAATGGAAAAATTCCATTTAAGATGCTCTTACATATTATTGGACACTACGAAGTTACGGCGTCGACGACAGAATTCAACATACATAttcttattaaatataaattgattCCTTATCAATTGAACAAACCTACGttagattaaaatttaaaattttgagcttatatataaagaaatcaTATAAATTTGAATATGAGTCAAGATTGTTTAAATGTGATGATTCTaatcactttaatttttaattttggagAGTCTGAGGTTGAACCATAACCTCTACATATTATTATCCGCAACTACCGGTTGAGGTGTACTTTAAAAGATTTTGATCATTTTAATTTAGTAATCAATACTGAGTGATCTAATATCACTAGTGTTGTCGTCTATTTTAGTTCTTCTCAAATTTAGGAGATTATTTTCTACGATTGCACATTGTAATTcttgtttaaaaataatgataaagaaATTCTCAATACTAAATTTTtgtgctatctactatctacaATTTGCTCCTCTCAAGGAAAAAAACCTATCTACAATGTGTTTAGTTTAAGAGTTTGTTTAAAAAGTAATAGTTAACAGGATAAGTATGAGAATATTTTTTGAATAGACATAATAAGTTAAAAAATAGCTTGTAGCACCTTATAAGCTCTTCTTTTTAGTTTATTCTTAACtttgtattttactttttcaacTTTGTAGTTTTCATTTAGGATTAGTTTAATATAAAATAGGTGTACACacatttgattaaatttttctatttaaatatttagataataatttaacttataTGCACacataatataaaatagttgtacaCATAATTAAACTTATCTATTTAAATATTTGTGTAACCAGTGCcctaagggcaatggttaaggattCCATTAATAGAaactttgtcttgaaaatacaagtctttattttttttttatcaatgattACACCACTTTTCGATGCaaacttacttattttaataCTTTAACCGATGCACCAAGGACAatggttaacattttcctatattattatacatctttcttcaaaatatttttttaaggattcaaAACATAATATTAATATCTAAATTAGAGGTGTTTGtggtgcggtttggttcggttttgagcaTAAAAATCATCCTAACCGCGAGATAAATAAGGATACAGTTCGGTTAgcttttaaaaagtcatccgAACCAAATCAAACTAAATCAATGCAGTTTGGACCATCGACAAATTAAAAACGTTGATAAAAAGTGATCATATTCCGTAAGAAatgtaaaatattaatattttataaaagttcaAGTAGCCCATAAacagatttttgaaataaaaagcaaagaagaaactttacaagagaaaaaatatgtcattttataaaaaaaattcatggagtttctatgagtattggTTTAGATGACATAagtttaattagtgtttttcttatgttgcagtttggtttggtttgattcggttggtaaaataaaaaccacaaaTTGAACCGAACCATGCGGTTGAGTAAAAATGTTATTCGAGTATATCCAAATTAAATACGATTTTTTACAatttcagtttatgatttttctattgaattggttcggttttgaacaaaattaattcaaattgtaagatttaattaaatatactaATAAAACCATTTAATTATGTTGCacacaaattattaaaatgataagaaaaacAGATAGGAGGACATCAATTAATTATACTGTTGCACAAATCTTGTTGACCGTGGACTTTTCTATGCTTTGCTTGTAATATTTCAAACCAAATCAACCCATGACCCATCTTCGCTGTACGGCTTTTGTAAACAATGAAAAACTAAATCAACCATAGGTCCTGCGAtaccaaagaaaaaagtgaaagGAAATTTCAGGGTGTTTGATGGACAGTTTCCATTAAGAtacgtttgatttgctaaaataTTAAGTACATATCAGAATAATACgagataaaataatataacataagaTAGAGGtgaggtttagcatgggaaaggaaagttgttttccaccatgggaaagtttttcttaaccattagattaaaagtAGAACACATTTTTATTGTAGTCTTTTCACACAAGATTTATTTTAGACACTTTCTTCCACCACCATCCTCTTTCCTCCATAGTCCTACCATCTTCTCCTTCCCTCGTCTGTTCTTCTCCATATTGCTACACCTGCCTTATTTcttgaattaaataaatgaaaatttttataAAGTCCAAAATCTAATTTCTCTAATCTTgctttttatttatcaataattatttaactGGATGAAGTTTTTGAGTAGAATAAACGCTTGGTTAATTGTCATG harbors:
- the LOC25493599 gene encoding GATA transcription factor 26, producing MGKQGPCFHCGVTSTPLWRNGPPEKPILCNACGSRWRTKGTLANYTPLHARTDPVDFEDQRVSRLKIVSLNKNKEVKLVKRKQNYDNAYAASGWFTPEYNQGFQKAVDEDTSNRSSSGSAISNSESCVQFGGTDASDLTGPSQSVVWDTAAPSKKRTCAGRLKHSSVEKLTQDLCTILHEQQQSCFSASSEEELLYDSETPMVSVEIGHGSMLIRHPSSIARDEESEASSLSVDNKQCLMNEAYSCYGSIPRLSDYTGMNFSSQGVAKVRNSAGPRLQQEQLVWDKSQLEKLEVLGNHDSSLCSIDLNDVVNYEAFSRNLTNEEQQQLLKYLPVIDTAKFPDSIKIMFDSFQFKEELTYFQKLLEEGVFDISLLRGDPEDCKTSKRLALSNLSKSKCVEHYNFLKKGGNKDGKRNGMESPAMASSNVANVKRLRVSQNQNFPELKTTMRSPKRVIVKAGTGGKEAVDGSSISPKSLFAFPRNGGLHMLDSLNFVDESSDQDLLLEFPSNNSFPQAELLLPSSSLVAQGSTSSSSVYSHVTRP